The Acanthopagrus latus isolate v.2019 chromosome 1, fAcaLat1.1, whole genome shotgun sequence genomic interval GGAAGGTCACAAAGTTAATCTAACAACTCGCAAGTATAAGAAATTAAAGTAAAAGATACATTTCCTTTCTAAATGTATCCAACTGCTGTAGTTATTGTTCAGATTAAGGAGCTTATAAAATACATGGTGGTGTCAAAGATCACTCCGGGGGTTTTGCCTGGTGACCTCTTTCAAAAAAAGCTGTGTCGAGTTCGGGCTCCTTGTCACGTCATATAAATCCACAGGCTGTTGTCAATTTTCTCCTAAACTTTTTACATAGTTTCAATATCATGGCTCCAAATCCCAAATGGAGATACGTTGTTAAAAATAGCTCCACCTTGAGCAGCTACAACCCTAGAATCACTACTTTTGCATCCCCACCAGTATcttataatgtaatatataatattttatataacATTCAGAACGAGCAGCTCTACATCCTActtgaaatatgtatttatgtatttaactTAAGTAGAATTTTAATTACAGCACTCATATTTCAGTTTCGaagatttttagttttttgaaaTATCTGTGCATTTCTCCCACCACTGCAGATAATCTTATAATGTAACATAAGACAGAGAATCATGTGTCCAGAAGCTTCGGGCTGTCAGATAATAAAATAACGTTACACATTTGATACATATATCAGTAATACAAACACTAAATCGATGTAAAAGGATGCTATTATACACAGCCTCATAACCTGTTTATATCGGTGtaattcaaatcaaacattcacTGATTGTGTGTGAGTATTTGAACAGATCTCTCATCAGTcctctgatgtcatcacatTATTTATGTGCTGGCACCACACAAGCCTTTTATTCTCTGGGGACATTTGTCTTCTCGGAGTGATGGcttactccttttttttctacagaggagagaacagaTGAGAATGTGTCTCAAACGTGCAGCCTCTGGTttatttgcagttgtttttttcatctgagtTTTAAGCCCCTTAACCTACTGCTGAAGTCATTTTCGAATACTTTTTAACATGCGTGTCACTTTtctagtgttttgtttttatgtggtgTTAACACCTCATTGTTGCCCTCCCCTGCAGCTTTAGCCCATATTGCTGTTCGTGTTGATGTTAGGTGATATACTTGCAATTCTGCTATGACTGTCTatgtcacacacctgcagtgtgAATGTGCGTTAACAGAAGCTCCAAAGGTGGGAGAACTCacccatggaaaaaaaaaaataaaaaatctcttagggttagggttagggttaacttAACAGAGTCAAGAAGATCCACAGCTGACAACACGGCATCTGACAGGCCCACCGCAGTTTGTCAATCAGGATTTAGAAGACTGACTGAAAGGAAAATGTAATTCAACGtgacaagaaatgaaataaaagggaCCACTGACTAAAATGCCATGGCAACATCTGCGGCTAGTAAACATGTGAagcagaaagatgaagaaaaccTTTTGAGAGCAAATTCATACAACAACCTGACATGTAAAGAGAGCAGAATCACGGCCCTTCCTGTGGACCCCATGAGACCTTAACTAACTTTCTATTTTAGAGAATGGAGCGAGACAAATCATGTTTGATCCCATTTGAAATGTgccataaaacaaatatatgaacTGGCACAGAAAAGgtaccaacaaaacaacagtttcaTCGCAGTAATAATAACAGGAAATTGTTGGGTGTGTAGTGTTTGTAATTACTTGTTTTCACAGTCTTATCATAAAtgtcttatttctttttatgaaaaatCACCTTTTAAATTGACGAACATCgtatgtgtgattcatggcacaattcaaacaggatcaagGAATAATTTGTCCTTTTCCAGTCACCATATTAAGGTCCCAtgaagtatatatatatatatatatatatatatatatatatatatatatatatatatatatatatatatatatatatatatatatatatatatgtcatgtAGAGGACAAAGTTAAGCAAACAATGCTAAAACATCAGCTCTAATTAATCAGGACAGTGTAATCTACATttaagaacaaaatgttttgtcattgtCTTCTCTGCTTTAAAGTATCAACGGATCGACAGCATGTTATTTCAGTATTTACGCAGATTGAATCAGGAAGTACAGTCTGTATACTTCTGCTGCCCTCTTCTGGGCAATGCATATATCATGCATAGCCCTTTGAGTGATCGTCTTTATAAATGTCTCAAGTCACAGTGGATGAGGTTGTACATAACATATGGACCACTACTTATACAAATTGGTAATTTTTAAGTTTCAGATCAAGGAAAAGCCTACTGTACATTtcaattcatttaatttctgtGTTCCTCTAGACGACTTGAATATCATTCAatcttcctccctcctgagTGATGCCTCGTTCATTCTTGGTGAAGCGAGGAGGGTTGCACCACCACCGGCCCATAGCAAGAAGCCCTGATCCTGGATTGACGCTGGTTACGTTCAGCCAGCTTGGAGAACAGACGGGGTCCTGGGATGCATCCCTGGAGTACTCCGCAGTAAAAACACCTGATATTAATGCAGTGTCCATCGCATTATTGCAGCAAGACCTTCAGGCTGCCAAACACTCTGATGGAAATGGAAACCTTCCTCCATTTAGTCCTATATCTAACGGTCAGTGAAAGACCTATATCTGTTAACTTATTTGGAAAATACCCAAAATGCTAACTAGAtaacttcaaattaaaacagcCAGTTAACTTGCCGTTCATTATCTTTGTATTTAGACTGCAGATCTGCTGAGCCATGCTTTCCTGTCAGCTCAAAGACATGTATCCCCATGGAGAGAGCAGAGTCTCACCCTCCCACACCAGAAGTATGGTCCCGACCTCATGTGAGCTCAGGATATCCAGACAAAGTGTGTGAGGGACTGGGAGACATGACTCAGCACCCTCAGATCCTGAGGGAGACCAGGAGCCGAGGCAGCTTGAAGATCGGTGCTCTGAGACAGGAGTGTCCACTCTGTATCAAAGTATGACATCCCTGCATTACATTGGAATTAATTTGTCTGACAGACCAACAAccagaaagaaagcaaatgtttAAGTGGAAAAGGGAAGTGAGAAGATACAACATGTGTTGAATTAAAGCTACAAGGAGCTTTGGATTTACTTGATTCTGGCATCCCCTGTTTACAAAATATGCTGATGGTGAAAAAAGGTTAACTTTGTTAAACAGTGTAGCAACTGAATGTACTGAGTTCAACAGAAGCTGATGGGAATGCCATTAGTTTTGCAAGTTGTCTGTTTATTCATATCTTTAAATCAGATCCAGACAAAGTATCTGCAATATGAAATGTTGATAACTTTAATAACCTAGCTGCACCATCAGACTGATAAGTTAATCATTGCTCTGTGGCTCAGGAGATAGAGCAGTCGTAATAAGACGGTCAGTGGTCAATTCCCCAGCACCTGTAGTCTGCATGTTGAAGATGAAGCAAggcactgaaccccaaattgctcctcCAGGGGTGTATGAGCGTATATGAAAGATTATCGCTCTTGACAGGCGGCGTCTTGCATTGTAGCCTCTCGCCATTGTATGAATGAGTGGATGTTGTTATATAAATACGGTCCATTCATTAAAATTTGCAGCTTTAAACATCAAGctacagctgcaacacacagtaAACGAGTTGAGCCTAGGT includes:
- the LOC119026824 gene encoding zinc finger protein Gfi-1-like; protein product: MPRSFLVKRGGLHHHRPIARSPDPGLTLVTFSQLGEQTGSWDASLEYSAVKTPDINAVSIALLQQDLQAAKHSDGNGNLPPFSPISNDCRSAEPCFPVSSKTCIPMERAESHPPTPEVWSRPHVSSGYPDKVCEGLGDMTQHPQILRETRSRGSLKIGALRQECPLCIKIFSCLSSLKTHMVKSHGSRAPLSAAHIKSSRTDRPAEQSLCRGKERTFGCSVCGKVFKRSSTLSTHLLIHSDTRPYPCQYCGKRFHQKSDMKKHTFIHTGEKPHVCQICGKAFSQSSNLITHSRKHRDDRPYRCLRCHYSFQHKVDLRQHQEHHCAYR